Proteins co-encoded in one Astyanax mexicanus isolate ESR-SI-001 chromosome 1, AstMex3_surface, whole genome shotgun sequence genomic window:
- the LOC111196499 gene encoding zinc finger protein OZF-like — protein sequence MEIHSTRTFHKEVKLEEETNMASKIISSTQQTSSPTPPKQMQKSTDKKKTHHCSDCGKRFSRQSHLQRHQRIHTGEKLYHCSYCGKSFTQQSTLQLHQRIHTGEKPYHCSDCGTSFNQQNALQLHQRIHTGEKPYHCSDCGKRFSYQSTLQRHQRIHTGKKPYHCSDCGKSFSYQSTLQRHQRIHTGKKPYHCSDCGTSFNRQNALQQHQRIHTGEKPYHCSDCGKSFSQQSTLQRHQHIHTGEKPYHCSDCGKSFNCKSNFQQHQRIHTGEKPFYCSDCGKSFCHQSHLQTHQRIHTGEKPYYCSDCGKSFSQQSTLQQHQRIHTGEKPYHCSDCGKSFSHQSYLQKHRRIHTGEKPYHCSDCGKSFSHQSTLQKHQRIHTGEKPYHCSDCGKSFSRQSTLQKHQRIHTGEKPYYCSECEKWFRYSSRLKEHKCFKISYRTGL from the coding sequence ATGGAAATACACTCAACCAGAACATTTCACAAAGAGGTTAAACTAGAAGAAGAAACAAACATGGCATCCAAAATAATCTCCAGTACTCAGCAAACATCCTCGCCTACCCCtcccaaacaaatgcagaaaagtacagacaagaaaaaaactcaccactgttcagactgtgggaagaggttTAGCcgtcagagtcatctccaacgacaccagcgcattcacactggagagaaactgtatcactgctcatactgtgggaagagttttactcaacagagtactctccaactacaccagcgcattcacactggagagaaaccgtatcactgctcagactgtgggacgaGTTTTAATCAACAAAATGCTCTCCAactacaccaacgcattcacactggagagaaaccttatcactgctcagactgtgggaagaggttTAGTTATCAAAGTactctccaacgacaccagcgcattcacactggaaagaaaccgtatcactgctcagactgtgggaagagttttagttatcagagtactctccaacgacaccagcgcattcacactggaaagaaaccgtatcactgctcagactgtgggacgaGTTTTAATCGACAAAAtgctctccaacaacaccagcgcattcacactggagagaaaccgtatcactgctcagactgtgggaagagttttagtcaacagagtactcttcaacgacaccagcacattcacactggagagaaaccgtatcactgctcagactgtggaaagagttttaactgTAAGAGTAAtttccaacaacaccagcgcattcacactggagagaaaccgttttactgctcagactgtggaaagagtttttgtCACCAGAGTCATCtccaaacacaccagcgcattcacactggagagaaaccatattactgctcagactgtggaaagagttttagtcaacagagtacactccaacaacaccagcgcattcacactggagagaaaccgtatcactgctctgactgtgggaagagttttagtcatcaGAGTTATCTCCAAAaacaccggcgcattcacactggagagaaaccgtatcactgctcagactgtggaaagagttttagccatcagagtactctccaaaaacaccagcgcattcacactggagagaaaccgtatcactgctcagactgtggaaagagttttagccgtcagagtactctccaaaaacaccagcgcattcatactggagagaaaccgtattattgctCTGAATGTGAGAAGTGGTTCCGGTATTCAAGTAGATTGAAGGAACACAAATGCTTTAAGATTAGTTATAGAACTGGTCTTTAA